One Mycolicibacterium fluoranthenivorans DNA window includes the following coding sequences:
- a CDS encoding amidase → MPQSEAAAGGRTVTVNTGSFDLTVRSAPSATSQKIGSIADHSKVVITCYARGVVFSGGPYHLSTDLWNRLQSGGYVTDAMLDTGSNDPVVPPCETESTRLTTGRAVGRKAQNNPGRDGTDMWAAFEKWYFVSGKQFYPAVGGAPKDLAGAARSSGWSVAGDPQSRAIVVIPPGVLDAPAAGHVAWVDTVSKRTDGTYLRITEMGGPGMGPGTWSARDVKAQKGLSYVLLP, encoded by the coding sequence GTGCCGCAATCGGAAGCGGCCGCCGGTGGGCGCACGGTCACGGTCAACACGGGCAGTTTTGACCTGACGGTCCGCTCGGCGCCGTCGGCGACCAGCCAGAAGATCGGCAGCATCGCCGATCACTCGAAGGTGGTCATCACCTGCTATGCCCGTGGCGTGGTGTTCAGCGGCGGTCCCTATCACTTGAGCACCGATTTGTGGAACAGGTTGCAAAGTGGCGGTTATGTCACCGACGCGATGCTGGACACCGGTTCCAATGATCCGGTGGTACCGCCCTGTGAGACCGAATCGACGCGGCTGACCACGGGACGCGCCGTGGGCCGCAAGGCGCAGAACAATCCGGGCCGCGATGGCACCGATATGTGGGCCGCGTTCGAGAAGTGGTATTTCGTCTCCGGAAAGCAGTTCTATCCGGCGGTCGGTGGCGCGCCGAAGGATCTCGCGGGTGCGGCCAGGTCGTCGGGTTGGTCGGTGGCCGGCGATCCGCAGTCCCGTGCGATCGTCGTCATTCCGCCCGGAGTGCTCGATGCTCCCGCGGCCGGACATGTGGCGTGGGTGGACACGGTGTCGAAACGCACCGATGGCACGTATCTGCGGATCACCGAGATGGGTGGGCCCGGCATGGGCCCCGGCACCTGGTCGGCGCGCGACGTAAAAGCCCAGAAGGGCCTTTCGTACGTGCTGCTGCCCTGA
- a CDS encoding response regulator → MIRVLIVEDEPLIAKAHRTYLGRLDGFSVVAVAHTARDAMRAAAEAQPPVDLVLLDLGLPDASGIALASALSGLAPAPDIIAITSERDLEMVRAAVAHGALAYLLKPFTFAAFRDRLERYRRYRSALPAGTEAASQAEVDRAFAELRVATDKAVSPKGAAPHTTDEIARVVRDSPNGLTADEVAERVGVSRVTAWRYLERLADDGTVARGTDYGKAGRPKTRYQWH, encoded by the coding sequence ATGATCCGGGTGTTGATCGTCGAGGACGAGCCACTGATCGCCAAGGCCCACCGCACGTATCTCGGCCGCCTCGACGGGTTTTCGGTGGTCGCGGTGGCACACACCGCGCGTGACGCGATGCGGGCCGCGGCGGAGGCGCAGCCTCCCGTCGATCTGGTGCTGCTCGATCTGGGGTTACCCGATGCCAGCGGGATCGCGCTCGCGTCGGCGCTGTCGGGATTGGCACCCGCGCCCGACATCATCGCGATCACCTCGGAGCGCGACCTGGAGATGGTGCGGGCCGCCGTGGCGCACGGGGCACTGGCGTACTTGCTCAAGCCGTTCACCTTCGCGGCGTTCCGGGACCGGCTGGAGCGCTATCGGCGTTACCGCAGCGCGTTGCCTGCCGGGACCGAAGCCGCCAGCCAGGCCGAGGTGGACCGGGCCTTCGCCGAATTGCGGGTGGCCACCGACAAGGCCGTCTCACCGAAGGGAGCGGCGCCGCACACCACCGACGAGATCGCCCGGGTGGTGCGGGACAGTCCGAACGGTCTGACCGCTGATGAGGTGGCCGAGCGGGTCGGGGTGTCGCGGGTGACGGCGTGGCGGTACCTGGAGCGGCTCGCCGACGACGGGACCGTCGCTCGGGGCACCGACTATGGGAAGGCTGGGCGTCCCAAGACGCGCTATCAATGGCATTGA
- a CDS encoding sensor histidine kinase: protein MRRWWPAASQWSLAGQAIALQILVVVVVVLAGSGLALLDARRDGDAAARQQVLGIATALADSPSTAAALESGSATKILQPMTEAVRTATGIAFITIMTPDGIRFTHTDPTQIGGHYLGTLEPALRGETFTEVYTGTLGPSIRAVAPVRAPDGRIVGMVSAGITRQTLAQRWQAQIPIIVAVTVAALGISLLGAWAIRRRLLRQTHGLRPDELRVMYDHHDAVLHSVSEGLIVLDGRGVALVNDEARRLLGLPEGPVTRADLPEFLRSHDPGVRDELQVTEDRVLVVNRALVSEASGGRGRGDRGMGTDEVVTIRDRTELQGALGELSALQVLTDSLRAQAHEQANKLHTVITMVEMGRPEEAVAVATRELELSQHLVDRLSQSLNEPALVALLLGKTAQADERGIALTVTEDTQLPSDIPLTGQEIVTVLGNLIDNALDACDRDEPWIEVTVNQDDEALTIRVADSGPGMDPRTFERAMRRGYSTKSDAAGHGLGLALIAQVVNRHHGTIAAEVTYGSVVTVTVPR from the coding sequence GTGCGCAGGTGGTGGCCGGCCGCATCGCAGTGGTCCCTGGCAGGTCAGGCGATCGCCCTGCAGATCCTCGTGGTCGTGGTCGTGGTGCTGGCGGGCAGCGGCCTGGCCCTGCTGGACGCCCGCCGGGACGGCGATGCCGCCGCCCGTCAGCAGGTACTGGGCATCGCGACAGCACTGGCGGATTCCCCGTCGACCGCGGCGGCGCTCGAATCGGGCTCGGCGACAAAGATATTGCAGCCGATGACCGAGGCCGTGCGCACCGCCACCGGCATCGCCTTCATCACCATCATGACGCCGGACGGAATCCGGTTCACCCATACCGATCCCACCCAGATCGGCGGGCACTACCTGGGCACTCTCGAACCGGCGTTGCGCGGTGAGACGTTCACCGAGGTCTACACCGGCACCCTGGGGCCCTCCATCCGGGCGGTTGCCCCGGTGCGGGCGCCCGACGGCCGCATCGTCGGCATGGTGTCGGCGGGCATCACCCGGCAGACCCTGGCGCAGCGCTGGCAGGCGCAGATCCCGATCATCGTCGCGGTCACCGTTGCGGCGTTGGGGATTTCGCTGCTCGGTGCCTGGGCCATCCGGCGACGTCTGCTGCGACAGACACACGGGTTGCGGCCCGACGAGCTGCGGGTGATGTACGACCACCACGACGCCGTGCTGCATTCGGTGTCCGAGGGTTTGATCGTGCTGGACGGTCGCGGCGTGGCTCTGGTCAACGATGAGGCGCGCAGACTGCTGGGCCTGCCGGAGGGGCCGGTGACCCGTGCGGACCTCCCGGAGTTCCTGCGCAGCCACGATCCGGGAGTCCGGGACGAGCTGCAGGTGACCGAGGATCGGGTGCTGGTGGTGAACCGGGCGCTGGTATCCGAGGCATCCGGCGGGCGGGGGCGTGGCGACCGGGGCATGGGCACCGACGAGGTCGTCACCATCCGCGACCGCACCGAGTTGCAGGGCGCCTTGGGCGAACTCAGTGCCCTGCAGGTGCTCACCGATTCCCTGCGGGCCCAGGCCCATGAACAGGCGAACAAACTGCACACCGTCATCACCATGGTGGAGATGGGCCGCCCCGAGGAGGCGGTCGCCGTCGCGACCCGGGAACTCGAACTGTCCCAGCACCTCGTCGACAGGTTGTCGCAGTCCCTGAACGAACCGGCGCTGGTAGCGCTGCTGCTGGGCAAGACTGCTCAGGCCGACGAACGGGGCATCGCGCTGACCGTCACCGAGGACACCCAACTACCCTCGGATATCCCGCTGACCGGGCAGGAGATCGTCACGGTGCTGGGTAATCTGATCGACAACGCGCTCGACGCGTGTGACCGCGACGAGCCGTGGATCGAAGTGACGGTGAACCAGGACGACGAGGCGTTGACGATTCGAGTGGCCGACAGTGGGCCCGGGATGGATCCGCGGACGTTCGAGCGGGCGATGCGCCGTGGGTATTCGACGAAAAGTGATGCGGCGGGCCATGGTCTGGGCTTGGCGTTGATCGCGCAGGTGGTCAACCGGCACCATGGCACGATCGCCGCGGAGGTGACCTACGGGTCGGTGGTCACCGTGACGGTGCCGCGATGA